TCCGCTTCTATCTGGACTATCCGGGCAAGCCGAGCGGCGTTCCGCAGTATCTGCTCGACCAGGGCCTGGTCACGCACGCCTACAACGACAACGGCAACAACGGCGTCAGCGTCTCCCCCGACTACAGCGACCCGCGCCTGGTCTCCGCCCTCGACACCTTCATCACCGCCTTCGGCCGGCGCTACGACGGCGACCCGCGGATCGGGTTCATCACGCTGGGCCTGATCGGGTTCTGGGGCGAGTGGCACACCTGGCCCTACGACGGCTACACCCAGCCGGAGAACTGGATGCCGGGCAACGACGTGCTCGTCCGGGTGCTGGGCAGCTACGAGCGCGCGTTCGACAAGACCCGGTTGCTGGCCCGCTATCCCAGCCAGGACAACAAGAACCTCAACATCGGTTACCACGACGACTCGTTCGCCTTCGAGACCCTGCCGGGTCAGTCCTGGCACTTCGTGCAGCGGATGATCGACGAGGGTACGACGGAGAAGTGGCGGCAGGAACCCATCGGCGGCGAACTGCGTCCCGAGATCCAGACCTGCCTGTGGGACCAGCCGGTCAGCTGCGGCCAATACCAGGACTTCGCCGAGTCGGTCGCGCAGACGCACGCCTCCTGGCTGATCAACCACGCCGCGTTCGCCGGCGCGGGCTACACCGGTGACAACTACTTCCGGGCCCTGGCCGCGTCGAAGTCGCTCGGCTACGAGCTGACCGTCACCGAGGCGGCGCTGTCCGGCGACCGGGTGTCGGTGCGGGTGGCCAACCGCGGCGCCGCGCCGTTCTACTACGACTGGCGGGCCGAACTCGCGGCCGTCGACAGCAAGGGCCGGATCGTCAAGCGGTGGAAGACCCCCTGGACGATGACCGGGATCCAGCCCGGCCAGGACCCGGCGACGCTGTCAACCAAGATCGACACCCACGGCCTGCGCGCCGGCAGCTACGACATCGTCATGCGCGTGGCCAACCCGCTGCCCAACGGCATCCCGTTGCGGTTCGCCAACACCAGTCAGGACAACCACTCCGGCTGGCTGCACCTCGGCGCCGTCACCATCCGCTGACGGCACCCCCCGCACCTGTTCCTGCCCCCGTCCCGAAGGGAACACGGTTCATGCCATCCATCCGCACACTGCTCGCAACCACCGCCGCGGCATTGAGCCTCGTGCTGGTGTCGAGCTCCGCGGTCGCCGCGCCGGCGGGCCCACCGTCCCGCCCGCCGGCCGGTCCCGGCCCGGACACCAGCCTGGCCACCCACACCTACGCCTACGCCGACGCACCGGTCGGCCAGCCACTCAAGGGCTTCGCGCCCTACTACTTCCCCGGCGACAACCTGTCCACGAAATACCCCGGCGGGCTCACCTGGAGCTACTTCGCGCTCAACGAGGTGATGAAAGACCCCAGCAGTTGCTCGGTCTTCGACTGGAGTGTCTTCGAGAAGGCGCTCGACGAGGCCGCCGTCTGGGGCCGCCAGGTCGCCTTCCGGTTCTACGTCGAATATCCCGGCGGCAGCGGCACCCACCCCGGCAACGGCATCCC
This genomic interval from Asanoa ferruginea contains the following:
- a CDS encoding DUF4832 domain-containing protein codes for the protein MILKRALRASIALLATVALAAGTPAAAHPPTGPQWTPLTYASAPADNPLKGFMPYAGSYQTFPYSMEWFYLPLSDVMTGPRQFRWDALERQLNDIAARGHQAVFRFYLDYPGKPSGVPQYLLDQGLVTHAYNDNGNNGVSVSPDYSDPRLVSALDTFITAFGRRYDGDPRIGFITLGLIGFWGEWHTWPYDGYTQPENWMPGNDVLVRVLGSYERAFDKTRLLARYPSQDNKNLNIGYHDDSFAFETLPGQSWHFVQRMIDEGTTEKWRQEPIGGELRPEIQTCLWDQPVSCGQYQDFAESVAQTHASWLINHAAFAGAGYTGDNYFRALAASKSLGYELTVTEAALSGDRVSVRVANRGAAPFYYDWRAELAAVDSKGRIVKRWKTPWTMTGIQPGQDPATLSTKIDTHGLRAGSYDIVMRVANPLPNGIPLRFANTSQDNHSGWLHLGAVTIR